GGAGATGTCCATCGCCTCGGCGAAGCCGTCGCGGGAGGTGTCGACCACGCGCCCGTGCAGGTCCTCCTTGCGGCAGTAGGCGATCGAGTGGAGCAGGAAGTCGAGCTTCCCCCACTTCGCGGCGATCGCCGCGAAGACGGCGTCGAGCTGGGCGTCGTCCGCGACGTCGAGCGGCAGGAAGAGGTCGGCGCCCAGAGCGGTCGCGACCGGCTCCACGAAGCGTCTGGCCTTCTCGTTGAGGTAGGTGACGGCGAGGTCGGCCCCCGCCTCGCGGAAGGCCGCCGCGCAGCCGGCCGCGATGGAGTGCTCGTTGGCGATGCCGACGACGAGACCCTTGCGCCCGGCGAGCGGTGTCAGTGAGAGCGCCATGGATCCCCCTACCGCATCAGGACGTAGGTGCCGGGCGCGTCGCACACCGGCGCGAGACCGGCGGCGGGCGCGCCCATGGACGGCGGAGCGACCGGCTCGCCGGAATGGACGGTGAGGAACTCGGAGAGCTCGGGCCACCAGGAGCCTTCCTTCACCGGAGTCTCGGCCACGAACTTGTCCGGGTCGATGTAGTGGCCCGTCTCGGTCTTGGTGCGGATGCGGTAATGCCGGTGCTTGTGGCCGGGCTCGGAGACGATGCCGGCATTGTGGCCGCCGCTCGTCAGCACGAAGGTCACGTCCGTGTCGGCGAGAAGGTTGATCTTGTAGGCCGAATGCCAGGGCGCGACGTGGTCGTGCTCGGTCCCGACCGCGAAGATCGGCACGCGGATGTCGCCGACGGCAACCGGCCGGCCGAACACCATGTAGCGCCCCTTCGCGAGGTCGTTGTCGAGGAAGAGGTGGCGCAGGTACTCCCGGTGCATCCGGTAGGGCATCCGCGTCGCGTCGGCGTTCCAGGCCATCAGGTCGATCATCGGCGCGCGCTCGCCGAGCATGTACTCGCGCACGACCTTCGACCAGATGAGGTCGTTCGACCGCAGGATCTGGAAGGCGCCGGCCATCTGCGTGCTGTCGAGGTAGCCCGACTCCCACATCATGTCCTCGAGGAAGCAGAGCTGGCTCTCGTTGATGAAGAGCGTCAGCTCGCCGGCCTCGGTGAAGTCGGTCTGCGCGGCGAACATCACGACACTCGCGAGGCGGTCGTCGTTGTCGCGCGCCATGGCGGCCGCGGTGATGGAGAGGAGCGTTCCGCCGAGGCAGTAGCCGACCGCGTGGACCTTCCGTTCCGGCACGATCTTTCCGATCGCGTCGAGCGCGGCGAGCGGGCCCATGGTGACGTAGTCGTCCATCCCGAGGTCCCGGTCCTCGGCGCCCGGGTTGCGCCAGGAGATGGCGAACACCGTGTGCCCCTGCCCGACCAGGTACCGGATCAGCGAGTTATGCGGCGACAGGTCCAGGATGTAGTACTTCATGATCCAGGCCGGGATGATGAGGATCGGCTCCGGCGTCACCGTCTCGGTGGTCGGGGAATACTGGATCAGTTCGATGAGGTGGTTGCGGAACACCACCTTGCCCGGCGTGACGGCGACGTCCTCGCCGACCTTGAAGTCCTCGGTGCCGGGAGGCGGACGATGCGCGGCGGTGCGGTGCGCGTCCTCGAGGAAGTTCTGGAACCCGCGCACGAGGTTCATGCCGCCTTCGTTGAAGGTCCGGCGCACCACCTCGGGGTTGGTGAGGAGCATGTTCGAGGGCGCGAAGGCGTCGAGGATCTGCCGGGCGCAGAACTCGGCCATCCGCTCGTGCTGATGGGTGACGCCGTGGACGCCGGTGGTGGCGTCCTGCCACCAGTCCTGCACCGTCAGGAAGCTTTGCTCCAGCATGTTGTAGGGCCACTGGCGCCATGACGCCTCGGCGAAGCGGTAGTCCTGCGGCAGCGGGGCGACGGGCCGCTCGGCCTTCTCGCCTTCCATCAGCGCGCGGCCGGCATAGTCGGCGAGCGCGGTCGCCTTCCTGCCCGCCTCGGTCATCAGCTCGAGCTGCTTGCCGGGCGAGAACGACACGTGCGCCGCCCAGTCGAGATAGGCGCCGGCGAGCGCGGCGGGAGAGAGCCCCATCGTCAGGTGCGCCGCCGAGGCGTGCAGCGAGCGGTCGATCATGTCGAACACGGTCGGCCGGTCCGGCGACGCCGTCGGCGGGGTCTCGGGCGAGTGCCGCGGGGGCGTGCCCGCCGCATCGGGCGAGTGCGGCGCGACAGGGTGATCGACTGGCTCCGGCGAGACGAGCGAGAGGGTGGATCGGGCCGTTTGGGACATGGCGCACTCCGGGCTTCCCAGGACCTCGATCCCTGCACCCGCTCGGCAGCCGCAGACCTTGACCGAGGTCAATTCGCAGAACCGTCACAGAGGCAATAGTGCAGGGTTCCGTGGCCTTTTAACGAAATCGCATATCAGGACCGCGCTGGGATCATAGAAAAATCGCGCAGTTCCGTCCGTGCGGCAACCTCACGGGACGAGGACGGCCGCTCCGTCGAGCTCGCCCTGCCGCAGGTCGTCCAGGGCCGCGTTCGCCGACGCGAGCGGGTACGTCCTGGTGTGGACGCTGACCGGCGCGCGGGCGACGCGGGCGAAGAACTCGTGCCCGTCCTCGCGGGTGAGGTTCGCGACCGACAGGATCTCCCGCTCGCCCCACAGGTCGGCGTACGGGAACCCCGGGATGTCGCTCATGTGAATTCCCGCGCAGACGACGCGCCCTCCTTTGCGCACCCGCTTCAACGACTCCGGGACGAGCGCGCCGACGGGAGCGAAGAGGATCGCGGCGTCGAGCTCGGCCGGTGGCGCCTCGTTCGAAGCCCCCGCCCAGACCGCGCCGAGCGACCGGGCGAACTCCTGTGAGCGCGTGTCGCCGGGCCGGGTGAAGGCGTATACCTCGCGCCCGTCACCGGCGGCGACCTGGGCGAGGATGTGCGCCGCGGCGCCGAAGCCGTAGAGCCCGAGACGCCGGCCCTCCCCCGCCATCCGGTACGACCGGTAGCCGATGAGGCCCGCGCACAGGAGCGGCGTGCCGCTGATGTCGTCGAGGCTTTCGGGGAGATGCAGGCAGAAGGCCGCGTCGGCGGTGAGGTGGGTGGCGAAGCCGCCGTCCCGGGAGCAGCCGGTGAACGTCGGCGTGTCGCACAGGTTCTCCCGCTGCATCGCGCAGTAGGGGCAATGACCGCAGGCCGAACCGAGCCACGGCACGCCAACCTTCTCGCCGACGGACCATCCGTCGACGCCCTCGCCCAGCGCGAGGACGCGGCCAATGACCTCGTGGCCCGGCACCACCGGATAGCGCGTCTGCGTGAGGTCGCCGTCGGCCACGTGAAGGTCCGTGCGGCAGACGCCGCAGGCGCTGACCTCGATGAGGATCTCGCCGCGCCCCGGCTCCGGGACCGCGCGCGTCTTCTCCACCAGCGGCTCGCCCGGCGCGCGCACGACCATCGCCCGCATCATCGCTCCGCCCCCGGTCCGGGGGTCATGGGGCGCAGCGGCGGCAGTCCGGGGAAAGTGGCGGTGGGACCGTCCATGGATCCTGTCCTCTCGTTGGCCCGCCGCGTGCCGAGGCGCCCGGCGGGCCGATCGTGCGATGACGTCGGGGCTCGCCGCCCCGCGGCACCCGCCATGGAAGCCGTCAGTGCGCCATCAGCAGCGGCCGGTCGGTGATCTCCATCAGGTCGCGCGTCACGCCGCCGAGGATGATCTCGGTCAGCCGCGAGTGGCCGTAGGCGCCGGAGACGATCAGGTCGGCGTCGATCCCCTCGGCGTGGTGAACGATCGCCTGCGCCACCGTACGGTTGTCGCGCGGGATGGAATCCACGGTCACCGGCAGGCCATGGCGGGCGAGCGCGGTTGCGAGGTCCGTTCCGGGCTCCTCCCCGTGACCGCCGGCACCGACGCGCGGATCGACGGTGACGATGCGGACGTCCTCGGCCTTGGGGATCACGTCGATGGCGTCGTGAACCGCGCGGGAGGCTTCGGCGCCCGGCTGCCAGGCGATCGCGACGCGCGTTCCGATGCGGCTCAGTGACGCGCCCTCGGGGCACAGGATGAGCGGCCGGCCGCTCTCGAACAGCGTCGCGTCGACGAGGTCGTGCCAGTCGCGGTCGAGCTCGGAGCGGGCGAAGATCGAAATGTCGGCATAGCGCGCCTGACGGGCGAACTGGCGCCCCGCCTCGCCGGCGGGAACGACGGTGCCGCGCACCTCGAAGGAGACACCGGTCGCCGTGAGACGCTCGGTGACGAAGTTCATCGTCGCCTTCACCTCCTCACGGGCCTCGGCCAGATCGCTCGCGTAGACGTCCGGCGGGATGTCCGGCAGACCGGCGTAGGCGAGGGTCGGCTGGGCCCCGACCGTCAGCGCCACGAGATGGGCGTCGCGGGCCTGCGCGAACGCCGCGGCCTCGGTCAGGAGTTCCGCGCCGGCGGCGCTCTTCTCTGCGTGCACGAGGATTGATTTCACTGCTGCCATCGTAGCCTCCAGGGCGAGTTCATTTATTAGGTAGACCCGCCTTCAGACATTGGCTTTGATGTTCATCAACGCAGCAAGCGACTGTACGTTGTTTAAGTCCGGCGGCCGTGGCCGACATGTTCGGGACGCCGCGGCCTTAACGAACTCAACGGAGAGGCTGGTCCAAGGGACCCCGATACAGGAGTGAGCGATGAAGCCGACCAATCATATCCAGGCTCCGTTTCTGCCTGAACTTCCCGTGCTGTCCGTCGAACCGATCGAAGCGGCGACCAAGACCGCCTGCCAGATGACGAGCGACATCACGCGGGAAACGGCACGGTTCGTCAGCATCCGCCTGCAGCGCTACGCCGATTTCGAGCTGTCGCTGGCGCGCTCGAGCGGGTGGATGGAGCCGATGGAGTGCTTCATGGAGTTCAGCCGCCAGACGATGCTGGACTACACGCGCGAGATGGAGCGTATGCCCTACTTCTTCGGCCACATGTCCGAGGGCGCGCTTCTCGACATGGAAATCGAGTCCGCCGGTCCGAACGCACCCCTCGAGTAGTCGCGCAGCGCCATCGGCCGACGCGCGGATGGCACCATCACGGTCTGCGACGAATTTCCCTGATTGAACGAGCGGGACGGCACCCAGCCGTTTCGCGCGGGCGCGTGCGTGCCGGCGCGTTGACGAGACTCCCGGTCTTCGCCGCTCCCCTGCGTTCGCAGGGCCCGGGTATCGTCCCGGCGACGACCGGACCCGCAAAAACGGAAAGCTGGCAGAACCGCCCGGCATGGCGCCGCGGCGGCCGATGGGTGTGGCATCGACCGTTGCCGGACGCCCGAATCGGTCGGGTGCGACACCCGCGTACGAACTGAAGATGGGAAGGAAGCGACAATCGCGGCGGGCGATGACCCGCTGGCGCGAGCGCATGCATCGTGGCGCTCAGAGAGCCCGGATGCGCTTTGGAGATTGTCGGCTAAATCTTTGGAGAGTTTGGAGCGGGCGATGGGATTCGAACCCACGACCCCAACCTTGGCAAGGTTGTGCTCTACCCCTGAGCTACACCCGCATCCTGCGTCGGCGCCGCGTCAGCGCCTTGCGTGGCAGCCATATGGACGATTAGCCGGGAGAGCGCAAGCCCTGTTTGCAGAGCTTTTGCACAGGCTGTGGATTCTCTCCCGGCGCCGCCTACCCTTCGAGGCCCTCGGGACCGAAGCGGCGGCCCGACAGGTCGAGCGCGAACCGCTCGGGCAGCGTTGCGAAACTCGCCATCCCCGCCACCGCAGGCTTCGGCTCCGTAATGAGGAAGGTCGGAATCTCGCGCATGATGTCCGAATGCGGCGCCTTGGCCTCGAACGCGGCGCGGAAGCTGCTCGCCGCCAGCCGGTCGGCGAAGCGCGGCACGATTCCGCCGCCGAGGTAGACACCGCCCTTGGCGAGCGCGATCAGCGCCAGGTCGCCGGCCATGCGGCCGAGGTAGGTGAAGAACAGGTCGACCGCCTCCTCCGCCACCACGTCGCCCATGACGAGCGCCTCGTTGACGTCCGAGCCCTGGGTGCACCAGGGGTCCTTGCCGTCGGTGCGGGCGATCGCCCGATAGATCCGGGCAAGGCCGCGGCCCGACAGCAGGGTCTCGCCGGTGATCCGGCCGTGGAAGCGCTCCAGGTTGGGCCAGATGGCGAAGTCGCGGTCGCTCTCCGGACCGATGGAGATGTGCCCGCCCTCCCCGGCCAGCGGCGTGTAGCACTTGTCGCCGTAGACGAGCGCGGCGACGCCGAGGCCGGTGCCCGGGCCGATCACCACGCGCGGCGAGCGCGGCAGCGATTCGCCCCCGCCGACCTGCTGGATCTGGTCGTCCCGCAGGTACGGCAGCGACAGCGCCAGCGCCTCGAAGTCGTTGAAGGCGATGACGGTGTCGAGATTGAGCCGCTGGCAGAGGGCGATGGGGTGGACGTCCCATTCGGCGTTGGTCAGCTTGACGTGATCGCCGGTGATGGGGCCGGCGAGCGCAATCAGCAGCGAACGCGGCATGATCGACGTCGCGTCGAGGACGGTCGCCTCCGCCGCGGTGGCGAAATCCGGGAAGTCGGACGTGCGGATCGTCGGGAAGTCGCGCAGCGGGGCATGCGCCTCCGGCAGCACGGCCATCCGCGCGTTGGTACCGCCAATGTCGGCAATCAGGACCGGGAACGACAGGGGGCGGATATCGCCCGATCTTCTGCGGGGTATGTTCATGACCACATTTTGCGGCACGCGCTCGCTTCTTCAACGGTCTGGCGACGATTCCATTTGTGGAACCTTTAGGGTAGATGTGCGAAGTGGCGCCCTTCCTTCCAGTTAAGGACAGGGCATTTTTTGTTCGAGGACACATATTCTCGGGCGTCTCGAATGCCCCAGGAGCACGGCATGGGCGATCCAGTTAATCGCAAGACCCACATCCGCCTCACCTCCCACCCCGGCAACGGACGCGCCCTGCGCTTCCCGCTGCACTGGGGCGCGAAGGATCCGATGGAGCGCGGGCCGATCGTGGGAACGGTGACCGAGACAGCCGACCGCAACGTCATCGGCACGCACGGCGGATCCTATTCCCTCTATCGCGCGCTGGCCGTCACCTCGGGCGCGCTCAATCCCATTCGGCGGCCGGATCTCGCCAACACGTCGCCGGTCGTGCCGATCGGGCCGCACCCGCAGTGGCTCGACCCGGAGCGGATCGTCTCGCTCGACCCGTTCGGGCATATCGCCGCGGAGGCGTTCGCGCCGCTGATCGCGGAGGGCGTCGACATCCGCCCGACGATCGCGATCACCCGGGCGCACCTGTCGATGCACGAGCTGAACGAGGCGGTCGCCAAGGGGCGGCTTCCGATCGACGGCAAGATCATGAAGGAAGGCGGCGACGTCGCGGTCACCAAGGCGGCGATCGAGCCGGTGTGGTACCTCCCCGGCATCGCCGCGCGGTTCGGCGTCGAGGAGACGCGCCTGCGCCGCGTCCTGTTCGAGCAGACGGGCGGCATGTACCCCGAGCTCGTCACCCGGCCGGACCTGCTGGCCTTCCTGCCGCCGATCGGCTCGATCAGCGTCTACATCTTCGGCGAGGCGGCGGACCTTGCCAACCCGAAAGTGCGCCTCACCTGCCGCGTGCACGACGAGTGCAACGGGTCGGACGTCTTCGGCTCCGACATCTGCACCTGCCGGCCCTACCTCATCCACGGGATCGAGGAGTGCGTGGCCGAGGCGCAGCGCGGCGGCGTGGGCCTCGTCGTCTACAACCGCAAGGAGGGCCGCGCGCTCGGCGAGGTGACGAAGTTCCTCGTCTACAACGCCAGGAAGCGCCAGGAAGGCGGCGACACGGCGGCCGAGTACTTCGAGCGGACCGAATGCG
The window above is part of the Acuticoccus sediminis genome. Proteins encoded here:
- a CDS encoding zinc-dependent alcohol dehydrogenase family protein, encoding MRAMVVRAPGEPLVEKTRAVPEPGRGEILIEVSACGVCRTDLHVADGDLTQTRYPVVPGHEVIGRVLALGEGVDGWSVGEKVGVPWLGSACGHCPYCAMQRENLCDTPTFTGCSRDGGFATHLTADAAFCLHLPESLDDISGTPLLCAGLIGYRSYRMAGEGRRLGLYGFGAAAHILAQVAAGDGREVYAFTRPGDTRSQEFARSLGAVWAGASNEAPPAELDAAILFAPVGALVPESLKRVRKGGRVVCAGIHMSDIPGFPYADLWGEREILSVANLTREDGHEFFARVARAPVSVHTRTYPLASANAALDDLRQGELDGAAVLVP
- a CDS encoding PHA/PHB synthase family protein; the protein is MSQTARSTLSLVSPEPVDHPVAPHSPDAAGTPPRHSPETPPTASPDRPTVFDMIDRSLHASAAHLTMGLSPAALAGAYLDWAAHVSFSPGKQLELMTEAGRKATALADYAGRALMEGEKAERPVAPLPQDYRFAEASWRQWPYNMLEQSFLTVQDWWQDATTGVHGVTHQHERMAEFCARQILDAFAPSNMLLTNPEVVRRTFNEGGMNLVRGFQNFLEDAHRTAAHRPPPGTEDFKVGEDVAVTPGKVVFRNHLIELIQYSPTTETVTPEPILIIPAWIMKYYILDLSPHNSLIRYLVGQGHTVFAISWRNPGAEDRDLGMDDYVTMGPLAALDAIGKIVPERKVHAVGYCLGGTLLSITAAAMARDNDDRLASVVMFAAQTDFTEAGELTLFINESQLCFLEDMMWESGYLDSTQMAGAFQILRSNDLIWSKVVREYMLGERAPMIDLMAWNADATRMPYRMHREYLRHLFLDNDLAKGRYMVFGRPVAVGDIRVPIFAVGTEHDHVAPWHSAYKINLLADTDVTFVLTSGGHNAGIVSEPGHKHRHYRIRTKTETGHYIDPDKFVAETPVKEGSWWPELSEFLTVHSGEPVAPPSMGAPAAGLAPVCDAPGTYVLMR
- the glk gene encoding glucokinase, which encodes MNIPRRRSGDIRPLSFPVLIADIGGTNARMAVLPEAHAPLRDFPTIRTSDFPDFATAAEATVLDATSIMPRSLLIALAGPITGDHVKLTNAEWDVHPIALCQRLNLDTVIAFNDFEALALSLPYLRDDQIQQVGGGESLPRSPRVVIGPGTGLGVAALVYGDKCYTPLAGEGGHISIGPESDRDFAIWPNLERFHGRITGETLLSGRGLARIYRAIARTDGKDPWCTQGSDVNEALVMGDVVAEEAVDLFFTYLGRMAGDLALIALAKGGVYLGGGIVPRFADRLAASSFRAAFEAKAPHSDIMREIPTFLITEPKPAVAGMASFATLPERFALDLSGRRFGPEGLEG
- a CDS encoding GTP cyclohydrolase II; the encoded protein is MGDPVNRKTHIRLTSHPGNGRALRFPLHWGAKDPMERGPIVGTVTETADRNVIGTHGGSYSLYRALAVTSGALNPIRRPDLANTSPVVPIGPHPQWLDPERIVSLDPFGHIAAEAFAPLIAEGVDIRPTIAITRAHLSMHELNEAVAKGRLPIDGKIMKEGGDVAVTKAAIEPVWYLPGIAARFGVEETRLRRVLFEQTGGMYPELVTRPDLLAFLPPIGSISVYIFGEAADLANPKVRLTCRVHDECNGSDVFGSDICTCRPYLIHGIEECVAEAQRGGVGLVVYNRKEGRALGEVTKFLVYNARKRQEGGDTAAEYFERTECVAGVQDARFQELMPDVLHWLGIRKIHRFISMSNMKYDSIVGSGIEIGERVSIPPELIPADASVEIEAKKAAGYYSETGATSDLATVKGRGIDE
- a CDS encoding universal stress protein; the protein is MAAVKSILVHAEKSAAGAELLTEAAAFAQARDAHLVALTVGAQPTLAYAGLPDIPPDVYASDLAEAREEVKATMNFVTERLTATGVSFEVRGTVVPAGEAGRQFARQARYADISIFARSELDRDWHDLVDATLFESGRPLILCPEGASLSRIGTRVAIAWQPGAEASRAVHDAIDVIPKAEDVRIVTVDPRVGAGGHGEEPGTDLATALARHGLPVTVDSIPRDNRTVAQAIVHHAEGIDADLIVSGAYGHSRLTEIILGGVTRDLMEITDRPLLMAH